The following proteins come from a genomic window of Pirellula staleyi DSM 6068:
- a CDS encoding CvpA family protein produces the protein MQAYDVFMIVVLAAAVVWGFWKGLAWQLASLASMVLSYFVALNFRSPLAAMIKASPPWNIFLSMLILFLGTSLVVWVGFNLVSEAMERVKLKEFDRHVGAVFGFAKGVLLCVFITLFAVTLLPEGQQKAIFSSKSGYYIAMLLDKADALLPNEFHQVVEPYIDNFERGVNKPAGGYFTLDGKTPIRAVPAEGFKLPSFGNDEPTGQPTIPFPKIPGFGTPPASNDPQTADRFPQPFAPPPEDRR, from the coding sequence ATGCAGGCGTACGACGTTTTCATGATCGTGGTGCTCGCGGCAGCAGTAGTGTGGGGCTTCTGGAAGGGGCTCGCATGGCAACTGGCGTCGCTGGCGTCGATGGTGCTCTCGTACTTCGTTGCGCTCAACTTCCGTTCGCCGCTGGCGGCCATGATCAAGGCCTCGCCACCCTGGAACATCTTTCTCTCGATGCTCATTCTGTTTCTCGGAACCTCCCTCGTCGTCTGGGTCGGTTTCAACCTGGTGAGCGAGGCGATGGAACGGGTTAAGCTGAAGGAGTTCGATCGTCACGTCGGAGCTGTCTTCGGTTTTGCGAAAGGTGTGCTCCTGTGCGTCTTCATCACGCTGTTCGCCGTCACGCTCCTTCCCGAAGGACAGCAAAAGGCGATCTTCAGTTCGAAGTCGGGCTACTATATCGCCATGCTGCTGGACAAAGCCGATGCGCTGTTGCCCAACGAGTTTCATCAGGTGGTCGAGCCGTATATCGACAATTTTGAGCGTGGTGTGAACAAGCCAGCTGGCGGCTACTTTACGCTCGACGGCAAAACGCCGATTCGGGCGGTACCCGCGGAAGGTTTTAAGCTCCCCAGTTTTGGAAACGACGAACCGACCGGCCAGCCGACGATTCCGTTTCCCAAGATTCCAGGGTTTGGGACGCCACCAGCGAGCAACGACCCTCAGACAGCCGACCGGTTCCCGCAGCCCTTCGCGCCACCTCCTGAAGATCGGCGCTAG
- a CDS encoding histidine phosphatase family protein, translating into MSTPLTQMILVRHGATDSNLARPARLQGRGVNLPLSTIGRRQAALTAELLKSRPATTLYSSPLLRAVETAEAIAAPLGLEVRVEPRLVEVHVGRWEGRDWGEIEQNDREAFENFQRDPATFGYADGETMQQVQDRVRPVFAELLARHIGEQIIVVSHNVVNRTYLAHLLEIPTRYCRHVQQDNCGVNLIEHRPGSERAIVRSLNLIDHLAEAFTEYPA; encoded by the coding sequence ATGTCGACTCCGCTGACGCAAATGATTTTGGTGCGGCATGGCGCTACCGATAGCAATTTGGCGCGCCCTGCGCGGCTGCAAGGACGAGGCGTGAACCTGCCTCTCTCGACCATCGGCCGGAGGCAAGCAGCGCTAACCGCCGAGCTGCTGAAAAGCCGCCCCGCGACGACCCTCTATAGCAGCCCTCTGCTCCGGGCAGTGGAGACAGCTGAGGCGATCGCAGCTCCCCTCGGGCTCGAGGTGCGGGTCGAACCACGTCTCGTCGAAGTGCATGTCGGACGCTGGGAAGGGCGCGACTGGGGCGAGATCGAGCAGAACGATCGGGAAGCGTTCGAAAACTTCCAGCGCGACCCCGCCACCTTTGGCTATGCCGATGGCGAAACGATGCAGCAAGTGCAAGATCGAGTGCGGCCGGTGTTCGCCGAACTCCTGGCACGGCACATCGGCGAGCAGATTATTGTCGTGAGCCACAATGTGGTGAACCGGACCTACCTGGCCCACTTGCTCGAGATCCCCACGCGCTATTGCCGCCACGTTCAGCAGGACAATTGCGGGGTTAATCTCATCGAGCATCGTCCCGGAAGTGAACGGGCGATTGTCCGCTCGCTCAATCTTATCGATCACCTGGCCGAAGCGTTTACTGAGTACCCTGCTTAG
- the asd gene encoding aspartate-semialdehyde dehydrogenase, with protein sequence MRVGLVGWRGMVGSVLMNRMEAEGDFALIDPVCFTTSSVGADGPTLGGKATGKLLDAKDIAALASMDAIISCQGGDYTTEIYPKLREAGYTGYWIDAASTLRMKDNAVIILDPVNNAVIDSALKSGIKDYVGGNCTVSLMLMACQGLFAAGLVEWMTSMTYQAASGAGAQNMRELLAQMGTAHACVSSLLSDPASAILEIDRKVAEELRSSAFPTKNFGVPLAGSLIPWIDKDLGNGQSKEEWKGQVETNKILGNTTSIIPVDGICVRISAMRCHSQALTIKLTKDVPIAEIETMLAAANEWVKVIPNEREASIYGLSPAAVTGTLTVPIGRLRKINLEPSAPGRFLTAFTCGDQLLWGAAEPLRRMLRILLAR encoded by the coding sequence ATGCGAGTAGGTCTTGTTGGTTGGCGCGGCATGGTTGGTTCGGTCCTCATGAATCGCATGGAGGCGGAAGGGGACTTCGCGCTCATCGATCCTGTTTGTTTCACGACCTCCAGCGTCGGCGCCGACGGCCCTACGCTCGGTGGGAAAGCGACTGGCAAACTGCTCGACGCCAAAGATATCGCCGCGCTCGCCAGCATGGATGCCATCATCAGCTGCCAAGGTGGCGATTACACCACCGAGATCTATCCCAAACTGCGTGAAGCGGGCTACACCGGCTACTGGATCGATGCTGCTTCGACCCTGCGGATGAAAGACAACGCCGTCATCATTCTCGATCCGGTGAACAATGCCGTGATCGACAGTGCCCTGAAGAGCGGCATCAAGGATTACGTCGGCGGTAACTGCACGGTCAGCTTGATGTTGATGGCTTGCCAAGGGCTGTTTGCTGCCGGTCTTGTCGAGTGGATGACCTCGATGACCTACCAAGCAGCATCCGGGGCAGGGGCCCAAAACATGCGCGAGCTGCTCGCTCAAATGGGAACCGCCCATGCCTGCGTTTCGTCGCTCCTCTCCGACCCAGCTTCGGCGATTCTCGAAATCGATCGCAAGGTGGCTGAAGAGCTGCGTAGCTCCGCCTTTCCGACCAAGAACTTCGGTGTGCCACTCGCTGGCAGCTTGATCCCCTGGATCGACAAAGACCTTGGCAACGGCCAGTCGAAGGAAGAATGGAAGGGGCAGGTCGAGACGAACAAGATTCTCGGCAACACCACGTCGATCATTCCGGTCGATGGCATTTGTGTCCGCATCAGCGCCATGCGTTGCCATAGCCAGGCCCTTACGATCAAACTCACCAAGGATGTGCCGATCGCCGAGATCGAAACGATGCTGGCCGCTGCGAACGAGTGGGTGAAAGTGATCCCCAACGAGCGTGAGGCGTCGATCTACGGTCTTTCGCCCGCTGCGGTCACCGGTACGCTCACCGTTCCGATCGGACGCCTGCGTAAGATCAACCTCGAGCCCTCAGCGCCAGGCCGGTTCCTCACCGCGTTCACCTGCGGCGATCAGCTCTTGTGGGGCGCTGCAGAACCACTGCGTCGCATGCTTCGAATCCTGCTCGCGCGATAG
- the dtd gene encoding D-aminoacyl-tRNA deacylase, which produces MRAVLQRVAECEVRVAGEVVGSIGAGLCILLGVETGDTEADVKQLADKCVLLRIFDDAEGKMNLSVIDAGGSVLVVSQFTLLADCAKGRRPSYVKAAPPELAEGLYEKFVGEIAARGIPVARGKFRADMQVHLVNSGPVTIVVDTRHDLFV; this is translated from the coding sequence ATGCGAGCAGTGCTGCAGCGAGTCGCCGAGTGCGAAGTGCGAGTCGCGGGAGAAGTGGTCGGATCGATCGGCGCCGGACTATGCATTCTGCTGGGAGTTGAAACGGGAGACACCGAGGCCGACGTGAAGCAACTCGCCGATAAGTGCGTGTTGCTGCGGATCTTCGACGATGCCGAGGGGAAGATGAACCTCTCGGTGATCGATGCCGGCGGAAGTGTGCTGGTGGTGAGTCAGTTCACTCTCTTGGCCGACTGCGCGAAAGGTCGGCGCCCGAGCTACGTGAAAGCAGCACCTCCCGAACTGGCCGAAGGGCTCTACGAGAAGTTCGTTGGCGAAATTGCCGCGCGAGGTATCCCGGTGGCGCGTGGAAAGTTTCGCGCTGACATGCAGGTGCACCTCGTCAATAGCGGCCCTGTCACGATCGTGGTCGACACGCGACACGATCTGTTTGTTTAA
- a CDS encoding ATPase, T2SS/T4P/T4SS family: MTTFADAPSANHRASPAKVFHHAVELTIPWEEKGLAPEQVVTMLVNHAAQLRVSDLFLSCNEHDVTASVRHLGIVERMAVFPVDLGLRCIAHIRAMARLKFGEKRHPQDGRWVVRLGDGSHLDLRLNTIPTLYGESLAMRLLDRDSHLRQIDSLGFVGPQLATLKSMLHANSGLFLITGSTGCGKTTTLYACLHHLNNGHRKIHTIEDPIEYSVPGLHQTQVEATSTSGGADFAEMLRGVMRQGPDVIMIGEVRDQMTADTAVRAANSGQLMFATLHSATAAGAVQSLLSLGVSPYFLCTSMLAVIGQRLMRTLSTKSRRPLEVAPQPSVFDEVRPWLESPEAVTPFAAGEGPDGGYDGRTGVFEILALSPALRGMVLATRPARELHQKALEEGMVDFRRAALLKIAQGLTTFEEMQRILPAGEGVA, from the coding sequence ATGACGACGTTCGCCGACGCACCTTCTGCGAATCACCGTGCCTCGCCCGCGAAGGTGTTTCACCACGCTGTCGAACTCACCATTCCCTGGGAAGAGAAGGGGCTCGCGCCCGAACAAGTCGTCACGATGCTGGTGAATCACGCTGCTCAGCTGCGCGTGAGCGATCTGTTTCTCTCGTGTAACGAGCACGATGTCACCGCTAGTGTGCGGCATCTGGGAATCGTCGAGCGGATGGCTGTCTTTCCTGTCGATCTGGGGCTGCGCTGCATCGCCCACATCCGAGCCATGGCGCGACTCAAGTTTGGCGAGAAACGTCATCCCCAAGATGGGCGCTGGGTCGTGCGTCTTGGGGATGGAAGCCATTTAGATCTGCGACTTAACACGATTCCGACCTTGTATGGCGAAAGCCTGGCAATGCGACTCCTCGATCGCGACTCGCACTTGCGACAGATCGACTCGCTGGGGTTTGTAGGACCTCAGCTCGCGACCTTAAAAAGTATGCTCCATGCCAACAGCGGTCTCTTTTTAATTACCGGTTCGACAGGGTGCGGAAAGACGACCACCTTATATGCCTGCCTGCATCATTTGAATAATGGCCATCGCAAGATTCATACGATCGAAGACCCTATTGAATACTCGGTACCAGGGCTCCATCAAACGCAAGTTGAGGCCACTTCTACGAGTGGTGGCGCTGATTTTGCCGAGATGCTTCGAGGAGTGATGCGGCAAGGGCCCGACGTCATCATGATCGGTGAAGTGCGCGACCAGATGACGGCGGATACTGCAGTGCGCGCGGCGAATAGTGGTCAGTTGATGTTTGCGACGCTGCATAGCGCTACTGCAGCGGGCGCCGTGCAAAGCTTGCTCAGTTTGGGAGTATCCCCCTATTTCCTGTGCACCTCGATGCTCGCGGTGATTGGGCAGCGGCTGATGCGCACCTTATCGACGAAGAGTCGACGGCCGCTAGAAGTCGCACCACAGCCGAGCGTCTTCGATGAGGTTCGTCCGTGGCTCGAATCGCCCGAAGCTGTGACTCCCTTCGCCGCTGGCGAGGGGCCCGATGGAGGCTACGACGGCCGAACAGGGGTGTTCGAGATCCTGGCGTTGAGTCCGGCGCTGCGGGGGATGGTTTTGGCGACACGCCCCGCGCGCGAGCTACATCAGAAGGCACTCGAGGAGGGGATGGTCGACTTTCGCCGCGCTGCGCTGCTGAAGATTGCGCAGGGGCTCACGACATTCGAAGAGATGCAGCGCATCTTGCCCGCAGGAGAAGGGGTGGCATAG
- a CDS encoding glycosyltransferase family 4 protein, with the protein MRVCHIITRMIVGGAQENTLYNCRDLIEQYHDDVLLLTGPSLGPEGSLLEQGRGVAVPTEVIPSLRRSIHPWHDLQAYRAIRRSLARYRPDVVHTHSAKAGILGRFAAWSLGIPAIVHTVHGAPFYPTQSYVTRTFYQMCERSAARRCHALISVADAMTDLMVDAKIAPREKFTTISSGMEVEPLLKAQQHRARRRKELGLTDSDIVIGKIARLFELKGHDDVIAAARRVVAQAPQVKFLFVGDGILRQSLEQQIAAAGLTKHFLFTGLVPPSTIPEQIAAMDLLVHASLREGLARALPQALIAGIPVVSYDIDGAREVTLHDQTGYLIAPRDVDALATALLRLASDENLRRKLGQHGQQRFADQFRHETMTRSIRELYERVLATNRP; encoded by the coding sequence ATGCGTGTTTGCCATATCATCACGCGTATGATCGTCGGCGGCGCGCAAGAGAACACGCTCTACAACTGCCGCGATCTGATCGAGCAGTATCACGACGACGTGCTGCTGCTCACAGGCCCATCGCTTGGCCCCGAAGGGAGCTTACTGGAGCAGGGGAGGGGAGTTGCGGTTCCGACCGAGGTAATCCCTTCGCTCCGCCGCTCGATCCACCCGTGGCACGACCTGCAAGCCTACCGCGCGATTCGCCGCTCGCTCGCGCGCTACCGGCCTGACGTTGTGCATACGCACTCGGCCAAGGCTGGCATTCTCGGACGCTTTGCAGCCTGGTCGCTGGGGATTCCGGCGATCGTGCATACGGTGCATGGTGCGCCGTTTTATCCCACGCAGTCGTATGTCACCCGCACGTTCTATCAGATGTGCGAGCGGAGCGCGGCCCGGCGCTGCCACGCGCTCATCAGCGTCGCCGATGCAATGACCGACCTGATGGTCGATGCCAAGATTGCTCCGCGAGAAAAGTTCACCACCATCTCGAGTGGCATGGAAGTCGAGCCACTCCTGAAGGCCCAGCAGCATCGGGCTCGCCGACGAAAAGAACTGGGGCTCACCGACAGCGATATTGTGATCGGCAAGATCGCGCGGCTGTTCGAGCTCAAAGGACACGACGACGTCATCGCTGCTGCCCGGCGCGTGGTCGCGCAAGCTCCTCAGGTAAAATTTCTGTTCGTCGGTGATGGTATCTTGCGGCAGTCGCTCGAACAGCAGATCGCCGCAGCAGGGCTCACGAAGCATTTTCTGTTTACCGGTCTGGTTCCCCCCTCGACGATTCCTGAGCAAATTGCAGCGATGGATTTGCTGGTGCATGCCAGTTTGCGGGAAGGGCTCGCGCGGGCGTTGCCGCAAGCCTTGATCGCGGGGATTCCGGTGGTGAGCTACGACATCGATGGCGCGCGGGAAGTGACGCTCCACGATCAAACCGGTTACCTCATCGCGCCGCGCGACGTCGACGCCCTGGCAACGGCGCTTCTGCGGCTCGCTAGCGACGAAAATCTCCGCCGTAAACTGGGCCAGCATGGTCAGCAGCGATTTGCCGACCAGTTTCGCCACGAAACGATGACCCGCAGCATCCGCGAGCTTTACGAGCGCGTTTTAGCCACGAATCGCCCGTGA
- the truA gene encoding tRNA pseudouridine(38-40) synthase TruA, translating to MRTFKLTLAYDGTNFGGWQWQPNRRTVQDELEKAVETITGVRSRFVASGRTDAGVHALGQVAAFSSETGIDPAGLLKGLNAKVPDDIFIFDVVEVPLAFHPIRDAVRKRYRYVVQDGPLRDIFDRQYAWHVRQPLDEQAMLEASRLLLGEHDFASFQTSGSSRLTTERNVLDISVERVDGARTSRVHVEVEADGFLFNMVRNIVGTLVEVGKGTRPVAWTREVLESRDRRRAGMTAPAQGLFMIGVHYDADSTSMERVAPSADPRNLQGLGVRVMGQPIAADEQE from the coding sequence ATGCGTACGTTCAAACTCACGCTCGCCTACGACGGCACCAACTTTGGTGGTTGGCAATGGCAGCCGAATCGACGTACCGTACAAGACGAGCTTGAAAAAGCGGTCGAAACCATCACGGGAGTTCGCTCCCGTTTCGTCGCCAGCGGCCGCACCGATGCGGGCGTGCATGCCCTCGGGCAAGTGGCAGCCTTCTCGTCGGAAACCGGTATCGATCCGGCGGGTCTCCTGAAGGGACTGAATGCCAAAGTCCCGGACGACATCTTCATTTTTGATGTCGTGGAAGTTCCGCTGGCGTTTCATCCGATCCGAGATGCGGTGCGTAAGCGTTATCGTTACGTGGTGCAAGATGGTCCGCTACGTGACATTTTCGATCGTCAGTATGCGTGGCATGTGCGACAGCCGCTCGACGAGCAGGCGATGCTCGAAGCTTCACGACTACTGCTCGGGGAGCATGATTTTGCCAGCTTTCAAACGAGTGGCTCATCGCGGCTAACGACCGAGCGAAACGTGCTCGACATCAGCGTCGAACGGGTCGATGGAGCGCGGACGAGTCGCGTGCATGTGGAAGTGGAGGCTGACGGCTTTCTGTTCAACATGGTGCGAAATATCGTCGGCACGCTGGTGGAAGTGGGGAAGGGGACGCGCCCCGTGGCATGGACCCGAGAGGTGCTCGAGTCGCGCGATCGACGCCGTGCTGGGATGACCGCTCCGGCGCAAGGGCTTTTCATGATCGGCGTGCACTACGACGCCGATTCGACTAGCATGGAGCGAGTTGCTCCGTCGGCAGATCCGCGCAACCTGCAAGGGCTCGGGGTGCGTGTTATGGGACAGCCGATCGCGGCCGACGAACAGGAGTAG
- a CDS encoding acetyl-CoA carboxylase carboxyltransferase subunit alpha translates to MSTASSNTAPGLDFEQPLLELEARRRALEQLTTRTPEEEEELRQVRRAWADTTAKVYAELTPWQVVQVARHKDRPYTADYVSLVFEDFVELHGDRRFGDDRAILTGFARLDQYKVLVVGHQKGRTYKDRTACYFGCAHPEGYRKAILKMKMAEKYGIPVICLIDTPGAYPGIGAEERGQSQAIAENMYEMSRLKTPIICVVIGEGGSGGALGIGVGDRVAMLQYSYYSVISPEGCAGILWKSHQYAELAAQALKFTSNHLSRLGVVDQVIEEPLGGAHRDHHQTASRLKQYLLRSLRELTMQTPDQLVDSRYEKFRRIGVFLEEAPQLASANGVPQE, encoded by the coding sequence ATGTCGACTGCTAGTAGCAACACAGCGCCGGGGCTCGATTTCGAACAGCCTCTTTTGGAACTCGAGGCCCGTCGTCGCGCGCTCGAGCAACTCACTACGCGCACGCCGGAAGAAGAGGAAGAACTCCGTCAAGTCCGCCGAGCCTGGGCCGATACTACCGCGAAGGTGTATGCCGAGCTCACTCCTTGGCAGGTGGTGCAAGTGGCGCGGCACAAGGACCGCCCTTATACGGCCGACTACGTTTCGCTCGTCTTTGAAGACTTTGTCGAACTGCACGGCGACCGACGTTTCGGCGACGATCGAGCGATCCTCACCGGATTTGCTCGTCTCGATCAGTACAAAGTGCTGGTGGTCGGCCATCAAAAGGGACGCACTTACAAGGACCGCACCGCCTGCTATTTCGGCTGTGCCCATCCCGAGGGCTATCGCAAAGCGATCCTCAAAATGAAGATGGCCGAGAAGTACGGCATCCCGGTCATTTGCCTCATCGATACGCCTGGTGCCTATCCCGGTATCGGCGCTGAAGAACGTGGCCAGTCGCAGGCCATTGCCGAAAACATGTACGAGATGTCACGACTCAAAACACCGATCATTTGCGTCGTCATCGGCGAAGGTGGCAGCGGTGGTGCACTCGGCATCGGTGTGGGCGATCGCGTTGCGATGCTGCAATACTCGTACTACTCGGTCATCAGCCCTGAAGGATGTGCTGGCATTCTGTGGAAGAGCCATCAGTATGCCGAACTTGCCGCTCAAGCGCTCAAGTTCACGTCGAACCATCTGTCGCGACTCGGCGTGGTCGATCAAGTGATCGAAGAACCGCTAGGTGGCGCTCATCGCGATCATCATCAAACCGCATCGCGGCTGAAGCAGTACCTGCTCCGTTCGCTCCGTGAACTCACCATGCAGACTCCCGATCAGCTGGTCGATAGTCGCTACGAAAAGTTTCGTCGCATCGGTGTCTTTTTGGAAGAGGCTCCTCAGCTCGCTTCGGCCAATGGAGTGCCGCAGGAATAG
- a CDS encoding metal-dependent hydrolase, which translates to MAGFREHIGFSTVIGIGYGLAGYQMGLPIESCILAGALCSVSGMLPDLDSDSGTPVREMTSFAAAVVPILMVPRFESYGWKPEMIALGAALLYAAIRFGVAEIFKRYTVHRGMWHSVPACVACGLLSFLIIGGEDLNLRLFKSSAVMLGFMSHLLLDEIWSVSLRSGRLNIKKSSGTAIKFWGKDNWANFSTYAKVVVLSFLAVGDPMLMNHFGYETRFGEQTAKQVIHRAMRMAGVNDATENPPGEVQR; encoded by the coding sequence ATGGCAGGATTTCGCGAGCACATTGGTTTCAGCACGGTGATTGGCATTGGCTACGGCCTGGCCGGTTATCAAATGGGCCTTCCGATCGAGAGCTGCATCCTGGCTGGCGCGCTGTGCAGTGTTTCGGGCATGCTCCCTGATCTCGACAGCGATTCGGGAACTCCAGTGCGCGAGATGACTTCGTTTGCAGCCGCCGTTGTACCGATCTTAATGGTACCACGCTTTGAGAGTTATGGCTGGAAGCCTGAAATGATTGCGCTCGGCGCGGCACTCTTATATGCCGCGATACGTTTTGGTGTGGCCGAGATCTTTAAACGTTATACCGTGCACCGCGGAATGTGGCATAGCGTTCCCGCTTGCGTCGCCTGTGGATTGCTCTCCTTTCTTATTATTGGTGGCGAAGACCTTAATTTAAGACTCTTTAAGTCGAGCGCTGTCATGCTTGGCTTTATGTCCCATTTGTTGCTCGACGAAATTTGGAGCGTTAGCCTTCGGAGTGGTCGTCTTAATATCAAAAAGTCTTCTGGAACTGCTATTAAGTTTTGGGGCAAAGATAATTGGGCCAACTTCTCTACCTATGCCAAAGTGGTCGTCTTAAGCTTTTTAGCCGTGGGTGATCCGATGCTGATGAATCACTTTGGTTATGAGACTCGCTTTGGCGAGCAAACAGCCAAGCAAGTGATTCATCGCGCGATGCGGATGGCGGGTGTGAATGATGCCACCGAGAACCCACCTGGCGAAGTCCAGCGTTAA
- a CDS encoding DUF11 domain-containing protein has product MKRTLSLALMLAVILGGCKTPMGGLGFWNKQTPVAVSSSATPAAAPLTTAAAPQSAGDVRLVSGEEAIPLQGETLHVGDELPAPQFEQLPPQQHVPQTLPREAFTGPPSFMAVPPPGYVPPHLAAPEAHQHHQGQPCPCCGPKAPFKFSEDMGPMWHPDGIALPWPSDEYLCDGGDLNDDVRIRARDRLVAGLDQEDTVVHYDTRDGKTEVSRSNRVCIYAPRFASVRKVTSPVLHEAHERMAGLDQPEKVNLHLERTPVNTATQPLEPASQLALDPVIIYNDRTKGLLVENNQSLLLAERGFMPHEDLLFIQRGVFEATEKARLAERTQAAIAWSSDQAVQLIIDGKLASEDVGVSKAQETVVYELHGTPRMRICKIASRSEAQVGETVDFTLRFDNVGDQRVEKVVIVDNLTTRLEFVEGSASCTVPAKFLTEPNDGESLVLRWEIEQPLEVNQGGIIRFQCRVR; this is encoded by the coding sequence ATGAAACGCACCCTCAGCTTGGCCTTGATGCTGGCTGTTATCTTGGGCGGATGCAAAACCCCGATGGGGGGCCTCGGTTTTTGGAACAAGCAAACGCCGGTCGCTGTCAGCAGTTCGGCGACACCAGCTGCCGCTCCTTTGACGACAGCCGCTGCTCCGCAGTCCGCGGGTGATGTGCGACTCGTCTCGGGTGAAGAAGCGATTCCGCTGCAAGGGGAAACGCTGCACGTGGGTGACGAGCTTCCAGCTCCGCAGTTCGAGCAATTGCCTCCGCAGCAGCACGTTCCGCAAACGCTTCCGCGCGAAGCGTTCACGGGACCTCCGAGCTTCATGGCTGTGCCACCACCCGGCTATGTTCCACCACATCTCGCCGCCCCTGAAGCGCATCAGCATCACCAGGGACAGCCCTGCCCTTGCTGTGGTCCCAAAGCGCCTTTCAAGTTCTCGGAAGATATGGGACCGATGTGGCATCCCGATGGGATCGCCTTGCCGTGGCCCTCGGATGAATACTTGTGCGATGGTGGCGACCTGAACGACGACGTTCGGATTCGTGCGCGCGATCGCTTGGTGGCGGGGCTCGACCAAGAGGATACGGTGGTGCACTACGACACCCGCGATGGCAAAACCGAAGTGAGCCGCAGCAATCGTGTCTGCATTTATGCACCTCGCTTTGCCTCGGTACGCAAAGTCACCTCCCCAGTGCTGCACGAAGCTCACGAGCGGATGGCGGGACTCGATCAGCCGGAGAAGGTGAATTTGCATCTCGAGCGGACACCGGTTAACACAGCCACGCAGCCTCTGGAGCCTGCTTCGCAGCTGGCGCTTGATCCTGTGATTATCTACAACGATCGGACCAAGGGCTTGCTGGTCGAAAACAACCAGTCGCTGCTGCTGGCCGAACGTGGATTCATGCCGCACGAAGATCTGCTCTTCATTCAGCGTGGCGTGTTTGAAGCGACCGAAAAAGCTCGCCTGGCCGAGCGGACGCAGGCAGCGATTGCCTGGTCGAGCGATCAAGCGGTGCAGCTGATCATCGATGGCAAATTGGCGAGCGAAGATGTCGGTGTCAGCAAAGCGCAAGAGACGGTGGTGTATGAACTGCATGGCACGCCTCGGATGCGGATTTGCAAGATCGCCAGCCGAAGCGAAGCGCAAGTGGGTGAGACGGTCGACTTCACCTTGCGGTTTGATAACGTCGGCGATCAACGTGTCGAGAAGGTGGTGATCGTCGACAACCTGACGACCCGGCTCGAGTTCGTCGAAGGCTCGGCCTCGTGCACCGTTCCAGCGAAATTCCTGACCGAACCCAACGACGGCGAGTCGCTCGTGCTACGCTGGGAAATCGAGCAGCCGCTGGAAGTGAACCAAGGTGGCATCATTCGCTTCCAGTGTCGCGTGCGGTAG
- a CDS encoding serine/threonine-protein kinase, with protein sequence MTRPRDFLGSYRLVRLIRVGHTTQVWEAAKTDDTVRYVLKVLIPDLRKNREEVAQLKQEFEVGKGLKHPNVIKIYEFNTDGEVPYLVMEHFEHPNLKLLLRAGPQPIAYLTNPIIEQSAEALFYLHSEGWIHRDVKPDNFLVSDDGTVKLIDFAISQKQKKGIAALLNRWNKVQGTRSYMSPEQIRGQNLDPRADIYSFGCVLFELLSGKAPFTGDSANDLLNKHLYASIPSVQAHNDNVTPEFAALIRKMMSKVRDERPPTMWEFLKAFRNMRVLKQIPKPPAVRALPKDERKTFNT encoded by the coding sequence GTGACACGCCCTCGCGACTTTCTTGGATCGTACCGACTGGTGCGCCTGATTCGCGTAGGCCACACCACCCAAGTTTGGGAAGCGGCGAAGACCGACGATACTGTTCGCTACGTGCTTAAAGTGCTGATTCCCGACCTGCGTAAAAATCGCGAAGAAGTCGCTCAGCTGAAGCAAGAGTTCGAAGTCGGCAAGGGACTCAAACACCCTAACGTCATCAAGATCTACGAGTTCAACACCGACGGCGAAGTGCCGTACCTGGTGATGGAACACTTCGAGCATCCCAACTTAAAGCTGCTGCTCCGGGCTGGTCCACAGCCGATCGCTTACCTCACCAACCCGATCATCGAGCAGTCGGCCGAAGCGCTCTTTTATCTGCATAGCGAAGGGTGGATCCATCGCGACGTGAAGCCCGATAACTTCCTGGTCTCCGACGACGGAACGGTGAAGCTGATCGACTTTGCGATCTCGCAAAAGCAGAAGAAGGGGATCGCCGCGCTGCTGAATCGCTGGAACAAAGTGCAGGGGACTCGCAGCTACATGTCGCCGGAGCAGATCCGAGGACAGAATCTCGACCCCCGTGCCGATATCTACAGCTTCGGCTGTGTGCTGTTCGAACTTCTCAGTGGCAAAGCGCCGTTCACAGGCGATTCGGCGAACGATCTGCTGAACAAGCATCTCTACGCTTCGATCCCGAGTGTGCAAGCTCACAACGACAACGTCACTCCCGAGTTCGCCGCGCTGATTCGCAAGATGATGTCGAAGGTGCGCGACGAGCGTCCCCCGACGATGTGGGAGTTCCTCAAGGCATTCCGCAACATGCGTGTCTTGAAGCAGATTCCTAAACCACCTGCTGTTCGTGCTCTGCCGAAAGACGAACGCAAAACCTTTAATACCTAA